The proteins below come from a single Natranaerofaba carboxydovora genomic window:
- the uvrB gene encoding excinuclease ABC subunit UvrB gives MKNNFNLNMDFPPKGDQPKAIDELVDSIEKGDKNQTLLGVTGSGKTFTMANVIQKVQKPTLVIAHNKTLAAQLCSEFKEFFPENAVEYFVSYYDYYQPEAYIPQTDTYIEKDSSINDEIDKLRHSATNAILERRDTIVVASVSCIYGLGSPGDYSDQVLSLRRGMVKDRDEIIKRLVEIQYSRNDINFTRGTFRARGDVLEVFPASFTERAIRIEMFGDEIDSMSEIDTLTGEIMAEREHVAIFPASHFVTGKDRLKQAISSIEKELNERLQEYKEQGKLVEAQRLEQRTNYDLEMLQEMGFCQGIENYSRHLTNREPGSRPYCLLDFFPDDYLIIVDESHMTLPQIRGMYQGDYSRKKTLVEHGFRLPSALDNRPLKFEEFEKMINQALYVSATPGPYEKENSTRIVEQIIRPTGLLDPSVDVRPIKGQIDDLHSEIKKREERKERVLVTTLTKKMAEDLTDYLKELGVRVRYMHSEIDTIERMEIIRDLRLGNFDVLVGINLLREGLDLPEVSLVAILDADKEGYLRDERSLIQTMGRTARNEQGHVIMYADEITDSMRNAIDETYRRRKIQQEFNEKHGITPQTIQKDVREVIEATKTVQNSNIKNLKDKKLDKINKKDADKVIEDLKSEMKEAAKNLEFEKAAELRDIIAELELKSKGKSSYA, from the coding sequence ATGAAAAACAATTTTAATTTAAATATGGATTTTCCTCCTAAAGGAGATCAACCAAAGGCTATTGATGAGCTTGTTGATAGTATAGAAAAAGGTGACAAAAATCAAACACTTCTTGGTGTCACAGGCTCAGGCAAGACCTTTACAATGGCAAATGTAATTCAAAAAGTACAAAAACCTACTTTAGTCATAGCACACAACAAAACTCTTGCAGCTCAGTTATGCAGCGAATTTAAAGAGTTTTTTCCTGAGAATGCAGTGGAGTATTTCGTTAGTTACTATGATTATTATCAACCAGAAGCTTATATACCACAAACAGATACCTATATAGAGAAAGATTCTTCGATTAATGATGAGATAGATAAGTTAAGACACTCAGCTACAAATGCCATTTTAGAACGGCGCGATACCATCGTTGTTGCAAGTGTCTCATGTATATATGGCCTTGGGTCGCCGGGAGATTACAGCGACCAGGTGCTATCTTTACGGAGAGGGATGGTCAAGGATAGAGACGAGATAATTAAAAGACTTGTGGAAATTCAATATAGTAGGAATGATATTAATTTTACCCGGGGGACTTTTAGGGCTAGAGGAGACGTGCTTGAAGTTTTTCCGGCTTCTTTTACCGAGAGAGCAATACGAATAGAAATGTTTGGTGATGAGATTGATAGTATGAGTGAAATTGATACCTTGACTGGTGAAATTATGGCTGAGAGAGAACACGTTGCAATCTTCCCTGCGTCTCACTTCGTCACCGGTAAAGACAGGCTAAAGCAGGCTATTTCGAGTATAGAAAAAGAACTAAATGAAAGACTTCAGGAATATAAAGAACAGGGTAAGTTAGTTGAAGCTCAAAGATTAGAACAAAGGACAAATTATGACCTTGAGATGCTTCAAGAGATGGGCTTTTGTCAGGGAATAGAGAACTATTCACGGCATCTGACAAATAGAGAACCTGGCAGTAGACCATATTGTTTACTTGATTTTTTCCCCGATGATTATCTAATAATAGTTGATGAGTCTCATATGACACTGCCCCAGATTAGAGGGATGTATCAGGGGGACTATTCCAGGAAAAAGACTTTGGTAGAACATGGATTTAGACTACCATCTGCTTTGGATAACAGGCCGTTAAAATTTGAGGAGTTTGAGAAGATGATAAATCAGGCTCTGTATGTTTCTGCTACACCTGGTCCATACGAAAAGGAAAACAGCACAAGAATTGTTGAGCAGATAATTCGTCCAACAGGTTTACTTGACCCATCTGTGGATGTAAGACCGATAAAAGGCCAGATAGATGATCTTCACAGCGAAATCAAAAAAAGAGAAGAAAGAAAAGAAAGGGTTCTTGTTACCACTTTGACTAAAAAGATGGCTGAAGACTTGACTGATTACCTTAAAGAACTGGGTGTTAGAGTAAGGTACATGCACTCAGAAATAGATACTATAGAGCGAATGGAAATAATAAGAGATTTGAGACTAGGAAATTTTGATGTACTTGTTGGTATAAACCTTCTAAGAGAAGGGCTTGATCTTCCAGAGGTAAGTCTTGTGGCAATTTTAGATGCCGACAAGGAAGGTTATCTGCGCGACGAGAGATCTTTGATACAGACAATGGGAAGAACTGCTAGAAATGAACAAGGCCATGTTATAATGTACGCTGACGAAATTACTGACTCAATGCGAAACGCAATTGATGAAACTTATAGAAGACGTAAGATTCAGCAGGAATTTAATGAAAAACACGGAATAACTCCACAAACTATTCAAAAAGATGTCCGTGAAGTGATAGAAGCTACCAAGACCGTTCAAAATAGCAATATCAAAAATTTGAAAGACAAAAAGCTAGACAAGATTAACAAAAAAGATGCAGATAAAGTTATTGAAGACCTAAAATCTGAGATGAAAGAAGCTGCAAAGAACTTAGAGTTTGAAAAGGCAGCGGAACTTCGTGATATAATAGCAGAGCTAGAGTTAAAATCAAAGGGAAAGAGTAGTTATGCATAG
- the uvrA gene encoding excinuclease ABC subunit UvrA, with translation MMKEKLIIKGAREHNLKNVSLEIPRDKLIVMTGISGSGKSSLAFDTIYAEGQRRYVESLSAYARQFLGQMDKPDVDYIEGLSPAISIDQKSTTKNPRSTVGTVTELYDYLRLLFARIGLAHCPHCHEAISQQSVDQMVDQIMTLPEAKKFQILAPVIRGKKGQHVKLLEEIKKSGFVRVRVDGEIRLLSEEINLDKNKTHTIEVVVDRLKMKEGLENRLADSLESALSLSNGLVKIHLIEEDEEMSFSQKHACIDCGFSFEEITPRMFSFNSPYGACPKCDGLGAKKEIDPDLIIPDQSLSLSEGAIVPWSRNKGYYYQLLTSFCNHFGIDMNKPFEELSDEEKNAIFYGSTEEKFLFSYENKWGRVKERMRYFEGVIPNLERHYIETSSDNFREEIEKYMTSKNCNSCKGKRLREESLAVKIDGYDIGDITEMTVDEAIRFFDELDLTEREYKIGELVLKEINERLGFLKNVGLEYLTLERAASTLSGGEAQRIRLATQIGSSLTGVLYVLDEPSIGLHQRDNERLIRTLENLRDLGNTLIVVEHDEATMRRADHIVDIGPGAGEKGGEVVAEGTVEEIMEYEDSITGKYLNGKKAISVPEKRRKPNDKFLEIKKAREHNLKNVNVKIPLGVFNCVTGVSGSGKSTLINEILFKALSQKLHRAQKKPGAYSEIKGIEHLEKVIEIDQSPIGRTPRSNPVTYTGVFDAIRELFSETPEAKMRGYKPGRFSFNVKGGRCESCKGDGIIKIEMHFLPDVYVKCEVCKGKRYNRETLEVKYKGKTIADVLDMTVDSALEFFASIPKIRRKLQTLSDVGLGYIRLGQPATTLSGGEAQRVKLASQLSRRSNGKSLHILDEPTTGLHMDDVYKLIRVLERLVEEGDTVVVIEHDLDVIKRADYIIDLGPEGGEKGGRLVASGTPEKIAENEKSYTGRYLKEILDTNALKLEHKKQELA, from the coding sequence ATTATGAAGGAAAAATTAATCATAAAAGGTGCAAGAGAACACAATCTAAAAAACGTCAGTCTGGAAATACCAAGGGACAAACTTATAGTTATGACTGGGATCTCAGGTTCTGGCAAGAGTTCTCTTGCTTTTGATACTATATATGCCGAAGGGCAGCGCCGGTATGTGGAATCTCTAAGCGCTTATGCTAGACAGTTCCTTGGTCAGATGGATAAGCCTGATGTAGATTATATTGAAGGGTTAAGTCCGGCCATATCTATTGACCAAAAATCCACCACCAAAAACCCTCGTTCAACCGTTGGTACAGTAACAGAGCTATATGATTATTTAAGACTTTTATTTGCCAGGATTGGCCTGGCGCACTGTCCCCACTGTCACGAAGCAATATCACAGCAGAGTGTTGATCAAATGGTGGATCAAATAATGACCCTGCCTGAAGCAAAGAAGTTTCAGATTTTGGCCCCTGTGATTAGGGGAAAGAAAGGTCAGCATGTAAAGCTGCTAGAAGAGATCAAGAAAAGCGGTTTTGTCAGGGTCAGAGTAGATGGTGAGATAAGGCTTTTGTCTGAAGAGATTAATCTTGATAAAAATAAAACCCACACCATAGAAGTAGTAGTTGATAGATTAAAGATGAAAGAAGGCCTTGAGAATCGTTTGGCAGATTCACTAGAAAGTGCTCTTAGTCTAAGCAATGGCCTTGTAAAAATTCATCTAATTGAAGAAGATGAAGAAATGAGTTTTAGTCAAAAACATGCCTGTATTGACTGCGGTTTTAGCTTTGAAGAAATAACACCAAGGATGTTTAGCTTTAACAGTCCTTATGGCGCATGCCCTAAATGTGATGGTCTTGGTGCCAAAAAAGAGATAGATCCAGACCTTATTATACCGGATCAAAGCCTTAGCTTATCAGAAGGAGCTATAGTCCCCTGGAGTAGAAATAAAGGCTATTACTATCAACTTTTAACCTCCTTTTGTAATCATTTTGGGATAGATATGAATAAGCCCTTTGAAGAGTTATCAGATGAAGAAAAAAATGCAATCTTTTATGGCTCTACTGAGGAAAAGTTTTTGTTTAGTTATGAAAACAAATGGGGGAGAGTAAAAGAAAGAATGAGATACTTCGAGGGAGTTATCCCCAACTTAGAGCGTCATTATATAGAGACTTCATCGGATAATTTTAGAGAAGAGATTGAGAAGTATATGACCTCAAAAAACTGCAACAGCTGCAAAGGAAAAAGATTGAGGGAAGAAAGTCTTGCTGTAAAAATAGATGGTTATGATATTGGTGATATAACTGAGATGACAGTGGATGAAGCTATTAGATTTTTTGATGAACTAGATTTAACAGAAAGAGAATACAAAATCGGAGAACTTGTCCTAAAAGAGATAAATGAAAGACTTGGTTTTCTAAAAAACGTCGGCTTAGAATATCTTACCCTAGAAAGGGCAGCTAGCACTTTGAGCGGAGGTGAGGCTCAAAGGATAAGGCTTGCTACCCAGATTGGCTCTAGCTTAACAGGGGTGCTTTATGTTCTAGATGAGCCAAGTATAGGACTTCATCAGAGGGATAATGAGAGATTAATCAGAACCCTTGAGAACCTCAGAGATCTTGGTAATACTTTGATCGTTGTAGAGCATGATGAGGCTACTATGAGAAGGGCTGATCACATTGTTGATATTGGTCCTGGCGCAGGTGAAAAAGGCGGAGAAGTTGTTGCTGAGGGTACTGTTGAAGAGATTATGGAATATGAAGACTCTATCACAGGCAAATATCTTAATGGCAAAAAAGCCATCTCTGTTCCTGAGAAAAGAAGAAAACCTAATGATAAATTTTTAGAGATCAAAAAAGCAAGAGAGCATAATCTGAAAAATGTTAATGTGAAAATTCCCCTTGGAGTCTTTAATTGTGTCACCGGCGTATCAGGGTCCGGTAAGAGCACCTTAATAAATGAAATACTCTTTAAAGCATTATCTCAAAAACTTCACAGGGCTCAGAAAAAACCAGGAGCTTATAGCGAGATTAAAGGGATAGAACATCTAGAAAAAGTAATAGAAATTGATCAGTCTCCAATAGGCAGGACTCCAAGGTCTAATCCGGTGACTTACACGGGTGTATTTGATGCTATTAGAGAACTTTTCTCAGAAACACCTGAAGCTAAGATGAGAGGGTATAAACCTGGCAGGTTTAGCTTTAATGTCAAAGGAGGAAGATGTGAATCCTGCAAGGGTGATGGGATAATAAAAATAGAGATGCACTTTTTGCCGGACGTCTATGTTAAGTGTGAAGTATGTAAGGGTAAAAGATATAACAGAGAGACATTAGAGGTCAAATACAAAGGTAAGACAATAGCAGATGTTCTTGATATGACAGTAGATAGCGCTCTAGAATTTTTTGCATCTATACCAAAGATCAGAAGGAAACTGCAGACCCTTTCGGATGTTGGTCTAGGTTACATTCGCCTTGGCCAACCTGCAACTACTTTGTCTGGTGGTGAAGCCCAGAGGGTTAAACTTGCATCACAGCTTAGCAGAAGAAGCAACGGAAAAAGCCTGCATATTCTTGATGAGCCTACAACAGGACTGCACATGGACGATGTTTATAAACTTATTAGGGTCCTTGAAAGGCTTGTAGAAGAAGGGGATACAGTGGTTGTAATTGAACATGACTTGGATGTAATTAAGAGAGCGGATTATATTATAGACCTGGGTCCTGAAGGAGGCGAAAAGGGAGGAAGGCTTGTAGCTTCAGGTACACCGGAAAAAATTGCAGAAAATGAAAAATCATACACAGGAAGGTATTTGAAAGAAATTTTAGATACAAATGCTCTAAAATTAGAGCACAAAAAGCAGGAACTTGCATGA
- the uvrC gene encoding excinuclease ABC subunit UvrC yields MELQDKLGTLPDKPGVYLMKNEADKVIYVGKAINLKNRVRSYFGSNQTIKERVLVPKIADIETIVTDSELEALILESNLIKRYRPKYNINLKDDKNYPYLKISTEEDYPRLLLEREIKKEGKYFGPYPNAGAVRETIKLLRKLFPIRSCKKEVPNKKYRPCLNYHIKRCIAPCSGKVPKEKYREMIDNIIMVLEGKEDELIDELQQKMDEASTNLEFEKAAEYRNQQNALKRIVEKQKIISGRRDDQDYLAISSNNEKEAIVQIFYVRGGKLVGKDSFSVLPGKADSPGEILTGFVKQYYNQAAVIPGEIFISHPIGDHSIIESWLKEKRGAKVTIKVPKRGEKYQLMKMALNNAKLEVEKIRADEEREEKEEKMTGGALKELAGYLELEELPVRIECYDISHIRGRETVASMVVFENGRPKKEDYRRFKLRDVIGIDDYDSMREVLSRRLKRLKRERTDEEDIDSFDIVPDLIVIDGGKGQLNAAYGELEEHGFSSNITVISLAKEEEKVFVTGKKDPVKLPKNSEAQYLLQRIRDEAHRFAVTYHRKKRNKSGLSSELDDVKGVGPKRKKALLLNFGSLDKLKEASLEELEKVPAMDKKSAQNLYDYFHKKEQGLSDE; encoded by the coding sequence TTGGAGCTTCAGGACAAACTTGGTACTCTTCCGGATAAACCAGGTGTATATCTAATGAAAAATGAAGCGGACAAGGTTATTTACGTTGGCAAAGCGATAAACCTGAAAAACAGAGTAAGATCTTATTTTGGCTCAAACCAGACAATTAAAGAAAGGGTTTTGGTGCCAAAGATTGCCGATATAGAGACAATAGTAACAGATTCAGAGCTTGAGGCTTTGATCTTGGAGAGTAACTTAATTAAAAGATACAGGCCTAAATATAATATAAATTTGAAGGATGATAAGAATTATCCTTATCTTAAAATATCGACAGAAGAAGATTATCCAAGGCTTTTGTTAGAACGGGAGATAAAAAAAGAGGGAAAATATTTTGGGCCCTATCCAAATGCCGGGGCTGTAAGGGAAACCATAAAGCTTCTTAGAAAATTATTCCCCATACGGTCCTGTAAAAAAGAAGTTCCAAACAAAAAATATCGCCCTTGCTTAAATTATCATATAAAAAGATGTATTGCTCCCTGCAGTGGCAAGGTACCTAAAGAGAAGTACAGGGAGATGATAGACAATATTATTATGGTGTTAGAAGGCAAAGAAGATGAGTTAATAGACGAGCTACAGCAGAAAATGGACGAAGCTTCCACGAACCTAGAATTTGAAAAAGCTGCAGAGTACAGGAATCAACAAAATGCCTTGAAAAGAATAGTAGAAAAACAAAAAATAATCTCTGGTCGAAGAGATGATCAGGATTATTTGGCTATCTCATCAAATAACGAAAAAGAAGCTATAGTTCAAATATTCTACGTAAGGGGAGGTAAACTTGTCGGAAAAGACAGCTTTTCTGTTTTGCCCGGGAAAGCAGATTCCCCAGGGGAAATATTGACCGGTTTTGTAAAACAGTATTATAACCAGGCAGCGGTTATTCCCGGGGAAATATTTATCTCTCATCCTATTGGTGATCACTCTATAATAGAAAGTTGGCTAAAAGAGAAAAGAGGGGCCAAAGTTACTATTAAGGTTCCAAAAAGAGGAGAAAAGTATCAACTAATGAAGATGGCTCTAAATAATGCAAAGCTAGAGGTCGAAAAGATTAGAGCAGATGAAGAAAGAGAAGAAAAAGAAGAAAAAATGACAGGTGGTGCCCTAAAAGAGTTAGCAGGGTACCTGGAATTAGAAGAGCTCCCTGTAAGGATTGAATGTTATGATATTTCTCATATTAGAGGGAGAGAAACTGTAGCATCGATGGTAGTTTTTGAAAATGGACGGCCCAAAAAAGAAGACTATAGAAGGTTCAAGCTTCGAGACGTAATAGGAATAGATGATTATGATTCTATGAGGGAAGTATTGTCAAGGCGCCTTAAAAGACTAAAAAGAGAGAGAACAGATGAAGAAGATATTGACAGCTTTGATATTGTTCCTGACTTAATAGTCATAGATGGTGGTAAGGGACAGCTAAATGCAGCCTATGGGGAATTAGAAGAGCATGGTTTTAGTTCAAACATAACTGTTATTTCTCTTGCTAAAGAGGAGGAGAAAGTTTTTGTTACAGGGAAAAAGGACCCTGTAAAATTACCAAAAAATTCTGAAGCGCAGTATCTTTTGCAAAGAATTAGGGATGAAGCTCATAGATTTGCTGTTACTTATCACAGGAAAAAAAGAAATAAATCCGGCCTGTCTTCAGAACTTGATGATGTCAAGGGAGTCGGACCAAAAAGAAAGAAAGCTCTTCTTCTTAACTTTGGATCTCTTGACAAATTAAAAGAAGCATCTCTTGAGGAGCTAGAGAAAGTTCCTGCCATGGATAAGAAATCTGCGCAAAATTTGTATGATTACTTTCATAAGAAAGAGCAGGGGTTAAGTGATGAGTAA
- a CDS encoding Crp/Fnr family transcriptional regulator: MSKELISGLKKVDLFSHLEESELNILVELAEYQEYKQGEIIFFEGEPGEAMYVIEKGKVKILKDNVEGKEQILNVVQKGDVFAEVVIFDDRPYPATAEVVEDSLIAAIKKESFDQMLYLNPQIAVKMMRLMGKRLREAQGKIADLALKNTDKRVLSTICKLARKHGRELTDQKVKIELSLTHQQLANMVGSSRETVSRILSKFKKEGLIDFDKSHIIVNNLGQLEDE; encoded by the coding sequence ATGAGTAAAGAGTTAATAAGCGGCCTAAAAAAAGTGGATTTATTTTCCCATCTTGAAGAATCCGAACTTAATATTTTAGTAGAACTTGCAGAGTATCAAGAATACAAACAAGGGGAAATTATATTTTTTGAAGGCGAACCTGGTGAGGCTATGTATGTAATCGAAAAAGGAAAAGTGAAAATTTTGAAAGACAATGTGGAAGGCAAAGAACAGATCTTAAACGTGGTACAAAAAGGGGATGTGTTTGCAGAGGTAGTAATTTTTGATGACCGCCCTTATCCTGCAACTGCTGAAGTTGTAGAAGACTCTTTGATAGCTGCGATCAAGAAGGAGAGCTTTGATCAGATGCTTTATCTAAATCCACAAATTGCAGTCAAAATGATGAGACTAATGGGAAAAAGACTAAGAGAAGCCCAGGGGAAAATAGCTGATCTTGCACTGAAAAATACTGATAAACGGGTACTAAGTACTATTTGTAAACTAGCAAGAAAGCACGGGAGAGAACTTACTGACCAAAAAGTGAAAATAGAACTATCTCTAACTCACCAGCAACTAGCCAATATGGTTGGGAGCAGTAGGGAAACGGTGTCAAGAATTTTGAGCAAATTTAAGAAAGAAGGCCTAATTGATTTTGATAAAAGCCATATAATAGTTAATAATTTAGGACAATTAGAGGATGAATAG